One Leptolyngbya sp. SIO1E4 genomic window, AGAGCCATCTTCAGGCGAAAAATCCGATTTACGAAAACGTTTTCACGATGGACTGGGTACAGCGTCAGCTGAAGGCCCTGCGCCCCTATTCCGAGGCGTTTGATGCTTGGGTTGCCTCCCAGCAAACCGATGAATCCCGGCTGTTGTGGGGGCAGGCATTGCGCGATGCCCAAACCTGGGCCAGGGGCAAAAGCCTGAGCGATTTAGATTATCGCTTCCTGGCCCTGGCCCAGGAGCAAGAACAGGCAGAGATTCAAAAAACGCTGGATCTCGAAAAAGCTCAGGCCGCTGAACGCACCGCACGTCTGCAGCGGATCCTCTTAACCATTACCTCTGGGGCATTGGTCATCGTTTCTGTGCTGGGCCTAGCGGCCTTTCGACAATATCGACGGGCGATCGCGAGTGAACAAACCTCCCGTCTAAATGAAATTCAAGCTTTGGTCTCATCTGCCGAGGGGCAATTTGCTTCTTACCATGAATTAGAGGCTTTGATTGATGCCATTAAAGCTCAGCGCAATCTCCAGACTATTCAGGAAAGTCATCCAGAATTGGAAGCAGCCGCTGATCGCGTCTTGCACCAGATTGTTTACTGGATGAGTGAGCGTAATCGACTGTCGGGACATGAAGGTCACGTTTTAGGGGTTGCCTACAGTCCGGATGGAGAATTGATAGCGACGGCTAGTGGCGATCAAACCGTTAAGCTCTGGGCCAACAACGGTCAACTTTTGCACACCTTTGCGGGTAATGCCACCACCTTTGGCGTAGCGTTCCACCCCCAGCTTCCCCTGTTAGCGGCAACCAATTTAGACGGTAGCTTGCAGATTTGGGATCTTGAATCAAAAGCATTGGTGCAAACGATTCAGGCCCATGAAGGTGCTGCCTGGAGTTTGGCCTTTAGCCCCACAGGAGAATTTTTAGTCTCAGGGGGAGCCGATCATCACGCTAAAGTCTGGAACCTAGACGGAATTTTGCTCAGAACGCTGTCGGGTCATCAAAGCATGGTTTGGCAAGTCGCCGTGAGTTTAGTGGATCAAACCATTGCTTCAGTTAGTTTGGATAATACGGCCAAAGTTTGGACTACCGATGGTCAACTCCTGAGCATACTACCGGGTCCCCTTGAAGGTGGAAGTCTTTGGAGTTTGGCCTTTAGTGCTATGGGCGACTTAGTGGCCACTGGAGGCGATGGTGAAGTGATACAGCTTTGGCAGCTCGATGGAACGCTCAGCACAACTTTGGAGGGGCACACAAAGCGAGTTGAAGGCGTCGCATTCGCGGATGATGGCACTGCGATCGCCTCCGCAAGCCTGGATAAAACCCTTTGGATTTGGGGAGAAGATGGAAGTCCCTGGCGCATCCTTCAAACCCCAGGCGATATCCGCGAACTCAGCTTTTCTCCCACCGATGCTCAATCCATCGTAATGACCGGAACTCGCAACACGGCTCAACTCAGGCAATGGGAAACATCGCTGCTCAAAACCATCTTTCTCAATGACGAGATTTGGGATATTGCCGTCAGCCCTCAAGGGGATCGGATTATCTCTGGCGATAGCTCAACGGTTCATGTTTGGGATACCGATCGCAACATCGTTGCTACTTTACAAGCAGACGAGATTCTGTTTGGATTCGACTTTAGTCCAGATGGCCAAATGATTGCGACAACTGGACACAACGGCACCCTTAAGCTTTGGACTCAGGAGGGGCGTTTCCTAAGAGATTTAGAAGGGCATCAACTGCAAATTTGGGATGCTGCCTTTAGCGCTGATAGTCAACGCGTGGTCGCTGGTGCAGAAGACGGTACCCTCCGAGTCTGGACGGCTGAAGGAGACCTCATTCATACCCTTGAAGGCCATAATGGACGGGTCTATCGTGTGGCGTTTAGCCCCACTGATCAAAACTTCGTCTCATCAGGTTCGGATGGGACGGTTCAGGTGTGGGATGCTGAGGGTAATCGCCTGCATCTGATTGAAGCCCACGATTCGGATATTTTTGGGCTATCGGCAAGTCCGGATGGTCAGTTTTTTGCCTCCGCCAGTGCTGATCGTACAGCCAAGCTCTGGCGATGGGATGGTACGTTAGTCAGCACCTTCGAAGGGCACACCACGGGTCTTTTCGGCGTGGATTTTAGTGCTGATGGGCAAATGCTGGCCACGGCCAGTGCCGATAATACCGTTACCCTATGGACCCTAGATGGTGAACCCATCAAGACCCTCTACGGCCAAGGATCCGGCTTCAAGAGCGTGAAATTTAGCGCCACAGGAGAACTCGTCACCGCCGCTGAAGATGGCACCCTCACCCTCTGGAACCTGGAGGAGATTCTGACTTTAAATGAGCTGGAGTATGCCTGTGATTGGATTGCCGATTACCTGCGTACGAACACTGAGGTGGAAGAGAGCGATCGCACTCTCTGTGACGGTTTGTGACGCGATCGACCCAATCCTTTTGTTTCAAAACATGAAATACCGGGCCAATTTACGGAACAAAAAAGTCGGAAAAGACGGAAAAAACGGACAGTGATCAGAAGATAACTCTCGTCTCCAAGATTTTGTGCGAAGGTTGTTAGGTGTTTTCCCGTAGGAATTTATCGTCACTGAAAACCAGTAAATGGATCCTGATAAAGTTCTACTTGCAATTGAAGATCGATTGCTGAGACGGAAACTCAGCCCTGCAGAACGAATTGTTCTAGGCCAAACTTGGAATAAGCAGACCTATGACCAAATGGCAAAGCATTCTGGATATGGGGACGCTCATCTAAAAGACACCGGTTATAAGTTATGGCGAGAGATTTCTCGCGCCGTGGGGCAACGGGTAACCAAAAAGAGCCTGTTATTCGTTCTACAGGAACACCTGCAGGCATCCTCCGCCTCAGCAAAGCCAATCGTTACGGTCAAATCAGCTGCACCAACCCCAAAGGTACAATCAACCTCAACGGCACAATCAACTTCAACGGTACAAGCGCAGCCCCAACTGCAGTATCCTTCTGGGCCGCTGCCTCCCCATTCCCCGCTGTATATTAATCGCCCCCCGAATGAAGGGTTAGCCTATGCAGAAATTCAGCGCCCTGGAGGGTTTCTGCGCATCAAGGCTCCCCAAAAAATGGGCAAAACATCCCTCGTGTTTCGCCTCATTCAGGTGGCAGAACAGCAAGGCTATCAGACTGCTCACCTCGATCTACAAACCGTTGATCAAGCGGTATTTACCAGTATTGATACGTTCCTGAGATGGTTTTGTTTAAGGGTGAGCCAAGCCCTCAATATTTCCCCTCAGCTCGACGAATATTGGGATCCCTCGATGGGGTATAAGGTCAGCAGTGAACTCTACTATCAAGAGCATCTTCTTGCACAAAGTCAAACGCCCATTGTGCTGATCATTTCTGCCGCTGAAGACCTGATTCAACATCCAGCGGTAGCCCAGGATTTCTTTCCCTTACTCCGCTCCTGGCATGAAAAGGCTAAATGGAGTTCCCTGTGGCGAAACCTGCGCCTGGTGATTGTTCATGCCACTGAAGTGTATGTGCCGTTAAAGATTCATCAATCGCCGTTTAATGTTGGCCAGGCAATCAAACTTCCGGGGTTTACCGCTGCCCAAATATACGAGTTAGCAGCCCGCTACGGGTTAGACCAGATTGATAACGCCTGTGCACAAACCCTGGTGGATTTAGTCAGCGGACATCCGTATCTGGTGAATGTATTTTTCTATCATCTGGCGACACAAGCCCTGACGATAGACGATTTAATCAAAACCGCTGCCACTCCTTCAGGGCTCTACGGCACTCACCTGCGAAATTATCTGATGCTGCTGAAGCAAGACCCTGACTTAGCCATTGCCCTTAAACAGATTGTTTCTACCCCAGAAGGGATAGAACTCGATGCAGTGACTATGTACCGCCTGGAAAGCCTTGGGTTAATAAAAATAAAAGGCTATCAGGCAGTCCCTAGTTGTGAAGTGTATCGCTCGTATTTTCACCAGCAGCTGAGTTTTTAAAGGGTAAATCTCTTGGATTTGTTAACTTTAATGTTGCTCATCGATCGCTTCTAAACCGACTTTTCCGGCTTTACTTTCCTCATCCGCTTTGATTAGATGTGGGAGCCAGTCGTCAGCGAAGACTTGGCAATTCTTTAATCAAGAAATTTCGATCTAAGGTGCTTAGCCTGCATCCTTTTCTATTGGCTACTTCAGTCTGCTGGAGGCAGGCTTCTTTCGCGAGCTCAGACGGCAAGCTTTGCACGAGTCGGAGTCTACAGTTCAAGGAAATTTTGAAGCTATGGGTAGGGTTGTTTTTGTCAAAATTCATGCAGTTATTGCAACGGGTATTCTTGCGATATTTGCAGTGTCAGGGTTGCCAGCCCTTTCTCAAGAAGCAGAAGGCGAAGCGGAGGCGACCGAAGAGCAGTCTATTTTGGTGGAATCCACCATCGTTGGGGATGTCGATCCATCTGCGGCTGTGACCGTAGAAGATCTGACCATCCCAGTCGATCAGCTGGAGCTGTTGGTTAAACCCTTAACGCTTGAGGAACTCCAAATAGAAGCGGCAGCCTGGTTGCTTTTACTTAAGGACA contains:
- a CDS encoding AAA-like domain-containing protein; amino-acid sequence: MDPDKVLLAIEDRLLRRKLSPAERIVLGQTWNKQTYDQMAKHSGYGDAHLKDTGYKLWREISRAVGQRVTKKSLLFVLQEHLQASSASAKPIVTVKSAAPTPKVQSTSTAQSTSTVQAQPQLQYPSGPLPPHSPLYINRPPNEGLAYAEIQRPGGFLRIKAPQKMGKTSLVFRLIQVAEQQGYQTAHLDLQTVDQAVFTSIDTFLRWFCLRVSQALNISPQLDEYWDPSMGYKVSSELYYQEHLLAQSQTPIVLIISAAEDLIQHPAVAQDFFPLLRSWHEKAKWSSLWRNLRLVIVHATEVYVPLKIHQSPFNVGQAIKLPGFTAAQIYELAARYGLDQIDNACAQTLVDLVSGHPYLVNVFFYHLATQALTIDDLIKTAATPSGLYGTHLRNYLMLLKQDPDLAIALKQIVSTPEGIELDAVTMYRLESLGLIKIKGYQAVPSCEVYRSYFHQQLSF
- a CDS encoding AAA-like domain-containing protein, translated to MTNYYQIGGSLDYNAPTYIERQADRDLYTALLAGEFCYVFNSRQMGKSSLMVRSWHRLQAEGHRCAVVDVTNIGSDHITPEQWYRGMMSTLALQFNLHTRDIRSWWQAHSHLSLTQILSQFIEMLLAQCPEQRLFIFVDEVDSLLNLPFSVDDFFALIRFCYNRRTIEPDYKRLTFAIFGVAAPADLIADKQRTPFNIGRAIVLHGFDLEEAAPLAAGLEIQTPNTQAILQEVLNWTGGQPFLTQKVCQLLVTSSQTAVNEPLNVPPGMEKFWVDSVVRSHIIDHWESQDEPEHLRTIRDRLLYDERRTGRLLGIYQRWLEGQVIATDDSRDQIELLLSGLMVQQESHLQAKNPIYENVFTMDWVQRQLKALRPYSEAFDAWVASQQTDESRLLWGQALRDAQTWARGKSLSDLDYRFLALAQEQEQAEIQKTLDLEKAQAAERTARLQRILLTITSGALVIVSVLGLAAFRQYRRAIASEQTSRLNEIQALVSSAEGQFASYHELEALIDAIKAQRNLQTIQESHPELEAAADRVLHQIVYWMSERNRLSGHEGHVLGVAYSPDGELIATASGDQTVKLWANNGQLLHTFAGNATTFGVAFHPQLPLLAATNLDGSLQIWDLESKALVQTIQAHEGAAWSLAFSPTGEFLVSGGADHHAKVWNLDGILLRTLSGHQSMVWQVAVSLVDQTIASVSLDNTAKVWTTDGQLLSILPGPLEGGSLWSLAFSAMGDLVATGGDGEVIQLWQLDGTLSTTLEGHTKRVEGVAFADDGTAIASASLDKTLWIWGEDGSPWRILQTPGDIRELSFSPTDAQSIVMTGTRNTAQLRQWETSLLKTIFLNDEIWDIAVSPQGDRIISGDSSTVHVWDTDRNIVATLQADEILFGFDFSPDGQMIATTGHNGTLKLWTQEGRFLRDLEGHQLQIWDAAFSADSQRVVAGAEDGTLRVWTAEGDLIHTLEGHNGRVYRVAFSPTDQNFVSSGSDGTVQVWDAEGNRLHLIEAHDSDIFGLSASPDGQFFASASADRTAKLWRWDGTLVSTFEGHTTGLFGVDFSADGQMLATASADNTVTLWTLDGEPIKTLYGQGSGFKSVKFSATGELVTAAEDGTLTLWNLEEILTLNELEYACDWIADYLRTNTEVEESDRTLCDGL